The DNA region GATTTCCCGAATGGCCTCCTGGCTTAAAAATGATTTTGAAGAAAGCGATCTGAATCCCATGCTCTTGGGGCAGGAGACCCTGGTCCGGGTAAAATACTATATTACCCAAAAGCAGCACCTCAAGGCCCTGAGGCTGATAGAAAACGATAAAGACGAATACGGAATGGGGGCTTTTCTGTTTGGAAAAATAGGGAACAAACTCATAGAGGCTATGTGTTTCTACGATATGAAGGATATCCCCTGGGCAATAAATTCCCTGGAAGAAGCCTACTATCTGGCCGCCCCCAACGGCCTGGATATGATTTTCATTGAGCAGGGAAAGCGCACCCGAGCCCTGTTCTCTGCCGTTTTAAAGCACCAATGCTCCATCCCCCGGGAGTGGCTTGAAAAGATACTACGAAGCGCCTCGGCCTATGCGAAGAAACTGTATATAACCGTGGAAAAATTCCAGGACCCGGACTATGAAGATGCGGCGGGACCGGTAATTCTTTCCCGCCGGGAACTCTTGGTCCTGCGGGGCCTCTCCCGTGGATTAACCCGGGAAGAACTGGCGGATGATGGGGATATTTCCCTAAATACTGTTAAAAGCGTTATCAGAAGCGTGTACAATAAACTTGGCGCAGTAAACCGGGCGGATGCGGTGCGGATCGCAACTTCTCTGGGTATCTTGAAAAGTGATGACCTCCGAAACTAGAATTGAAGTAGTGAAAAAAATATTTCCTGATTGTTGTGCATCTGATAAATAATCAAATGTATCTTGAGCGGAAGCGGATTAACCGTTTACTGGAAAAGGCCCTACAGAACCCGGTGGTGACTGTAGTTGCCGGCGCCGGGTTTGGAAAAACCCGTGCGGTCTTATCGTTCCTCCGGGGAGAAGCGGGGCTTAGCCGCTGGCTGCCTGTCTCCGAATGGAATACCCATGCCCCTGTTTCCCTCCGGGACTTCCGGCCCGAAAACCCCAAGGCCCGGTGCGTACTTGTGCTGGATGATCTGCAGTTTGCCCGGGGGCCGGATCTGTCCGGGCTTCTTGAGGAATTTCTGGGGGCCCCCTATCCCAATATGCGGGTCATCCTCATCAGCCGGCAGGAGCTGGCCCTGTCTAAGGGCAAAGTTGGGCGGATTACCTGGGAGGATCTCCGGTTCAGGGAAGCGGAGATCCGGGACTATCTGCTGCTGCGGAACATTTCCGTTCCCCCGGGGATGGTGGAGGAAATTTACCAGCGTACCGAAGGCTGGGCTTTTGCGGTGCACCTGGCCGCCAGGGCCCTGGAACAGGGCCGCCTGAGGGCAGAGCGCTCCCTTTCCTCTATTCGTGCGAATATCTTCCGGTTCATTGAGACAGAGATCTTCAACCCCCTTCCCGAAAACTTAAAAAAATTTCTGATCAAGCTTTCCCTGATAGAACCCTGGCCTGCCGCCCTGGTGCAGGAACTTTCAGGCGATACGGGTCTTATTCCCCTGATGGAGGGGGTCAATTCCCTGATCGTGTACGATCCCGCAGAAAAGCGTTACAGGGTACATGGCTTGTTTCTCAAATTCCTTGTGGAAAAACAGGGAGAACTGGGGGAAGGGGAACAGCAGGATATCTATGCCCGCTCCGCCCACTGGTATCTGGAACACGGGATGAAGCAGGAAGCCCTTGCCTGTTACGGGAAAGCCGGGGATTACCGGGGTATCATCAAGCTGGTATTCAGCCTCCCCCAGATCATACCCCAGGACACCGCCAGAGCCCTGCTGGAACTGTCAGAAAATCTGTTGGGGGAGGGGAAGGATCCTGACTTTCTGCGCCGTGCGGTCCGGCCCCGGCTGCTCTTCATACTGGGGCGTTTTGATGACGCAGTCGCCGCCAGCCGGGAGACCATCGATCTCTATGAAGGCCGCCCCGTCTCCCCGGAGGACAACCTGATTCTGTATTTTGCCTACATTATCCTGGGCTTCGCTTCCCTGCTCAGCTGCGTCCATACCAAGCGCCGGGACTTCTGTGTTTTTTTTGAGCAGGCCTGGGTTTACTACCGTCGGAACCCGGTGCGCCTGGACGGGCCCATAAGCAGCGCCAACGCCGGGCCCTATGTGTGCCGGGTTGGGTATCCCCCGGAAAAAAACGAGATCCCCGATTTTATCAATGCCCTGGCGGAGGCCATACCCCCCCTGGCGGATTCTATGGGCGGCGCCTTTTATGGCATGGAGGATCTGGCTTGGGCTGAATTTGCCCTCTACCAGGGGGATCTGCTCCGGGGGGAAATTTATTCCCACCGGGCCCTCCGCAAAGCCCGGGAAAAGGGCCAGTTTGAAATAGAAACCCAGGCCTTGTTTTTTTTACTGCGGATCAATCTGGCGGAGGGTAGACTGGAACAGACAGCGGAACTGCTCAAGCAGTTGGAGGCGGGTATCCGGGTGGAATTTCCGGATCAGCGGATCCGCTATGATATACATTCCGGGTGGTTTTTTATACATATTGGCCTTCCCCGCCGTCTTGCGCCCTGGCTGAAAAATGATTTTGATCGCGGCGCCCTGCCTTCCCTGCTCAACGGTACTGCGGCCCTGGTAAAGGCAAAGTATTTCTATGCGCAGAAACGTTACCCTCTTGCCCTGGCTTCTCTGGAGG from Treponema primitia ZAS-2 includes:
- a CDS encoding helix-turn-helix transcriptional regulator: MYLERKRINRLLEKALQNPVVTVVAGAGFGKTRAVLSFLRGEAGLSRWLPVSEWNTHAPVSLRDFRPENPKARCVLVLDDLQFARGPDLSGLLEEFLGAPYPNMRVILISRQELALSKGKVGRITWEDLRFREAEIRDYLLLRNISVPPGMVEEIYQRTEGWAFAVHLAARALEQGRLRAERSLSSIRANIFRFIETEIFNPLPENLKKFLIKLSLIEPWPAALVQELSGDTGLIPLMEGVNSLIVYDPAEKRYRVHGLFLKFLVEKQGELGEGEQQDIYARSAHWYLEHGMKQEALACYGKAGDYRGIIKLVFSLPQIIPQDTARALLELSENLLGEGKDPDFLRRAVRPRLLFILGRFDDAVAASRETIDLYEGRPVSPEDNLILYFAYIILGFASLLSCVHTKRRDFCVFFEQAWVYYRRNPVRLDGPISSANAGPYVCRVGYPPEKNEIPDFINALAEAIPPLADSMGGAFYGMEDLAWAEFALYQGDLLRGEIYSHRALRKAREKGQFEIETQALFFLLRINLAEGRLEQTAELLKQLEAGIRVEFPDQRIRYDIHSGWFFIHIGLPRRLAPWLKNDFDRGALPSLLNGTAALVKAKYFYAQKRYPLALASLEEQKGEYGLGAFLFGKIEMKVLEALCLYRGKRKDAALAALEEAWRMAEGDALEMPFIEMGRDMRTLVSTAIKYEKPGAPREWLERILRKSSAYAKKTYAAAEQYRELYKKASVTAPLSPGVTLTSGTTLTSGVTLTPGTTLTSREMQVLTGLSQGLTREEIARDGGISINTVKSVIRTVYRKLSAVNRADAVRIAIARKILTKNEET